The following proteins come from a genomic window of Micromonospora zamorensis:
- a CDS encoding ABC transporter ATP-binding protein has translation MRLEDVWLRYHRRGPWVLRGIDVHIGPGEAAVVLGRNGVGKSTLLQVAAGVLRPGRGRVTGRPTRVGWVPERFPADQPFTVARYLTGVARVAGLRGAAADEAVTSWTDRLGLSAFRSVRLPELSKGTAQKVGLAQAMLRPPGLLVLDEPWEGLDAATRELVPELIAEVLAADGAVLVSDHRGETIRLPAARRWLVADGSLTEETSSADETFAVVEVAVPAARVAGTVARLRAEGHHVLGVRADASTAAVQARPAAPSIRSAAGEPTPAQSGADQGVDPMIEPAAGEAR, from the coding sequence ATGCGGCTGGAAGACGTCTGGTTGCGGTACCACCGGCGCGGGCCGTGGGTGCTGCGAGGCATCGACGTGCACATTGGTCCGGGCGAGGCGGCTGTCGTGCTGGGCCGCAACGGGGTGGGCAAGTCGACACTGCTCCAGGTGGCCGCCGGCGTGCTCCGGCCGGGCCGGGGCCGGGTCACCGGCCGCCCGACGCGGGTGGGCTGGGTGCCGGAGCGTTTCCCGGCCGACCAGCCGTTTACCGTGGCCCGTTATCTCACCGGCGTGGCCCGGGTCGCGGGTTTGCGCGGAGCGGCGGCCGACGAGGCGGTGACCTCCTGGACCGACCGGCTCGGGTTGTCCGCCTTCCGCTCGGTCCGACTGCCCGAGCTGTCCAAGGGCACCGCGCAGAAGGTGGGCCTGGCCCAGGCGATGCTGCGCCCGCCGGGCCTGCTGGTGCTCGACGAGCCGTGGGAGGGGCTGGACGCCGCCACCCGCGAGCTGGTTCCCGAGCTGATCGCCGAGGTGCTCGCCGCCGACGGCGCCGTTCTGGTCAGCGACCACCGTGGCGAGACGATCCGGCTGCCGGCCGCGCGCCGCTGGCTGGTGGCCGACGGTTCGCTGACCGAGGAGACGTCGTCGGCGGACGAGACGTTCGCCGTGGTCGAGGTCGCGGTGCCGGCCGCGCGGGTCGCCGGCACCGTCGCCCGGTTGCGCGCCGAGGGCCACCACGTCCTGGGAGTACGCGCCGACGCCTCCACCGCCGCCGTGCAGGCGCGACCCGCCGCACCGTCGATCCGATCGGCGGCCGGTGAGCCGACACCCGCGCAGTCCGGGGCCGACCAGGGCGTCGACCCGATGATCGAGCCAGCAGCGGGGGAGGCCCGGTGA
- the rplJ gene encoding 50S ribosomal protein L10, producing the protein MADKPIRADKATAVAELTESFRSSGATVLTEYRGLTVSQLTQLRRSLGADTSYTVAKNTLAKRAATDAGITGLDELFTGPTALTFVSGDVVEAAKGLRDFAKANPKLVIKGGVFEGKAISAAEVTKLADLESREVLLAKLAGAMKGNLSKAAALFQAPLSKTARLAAALQDKREKEGAEAA; encoded by the coding sequence ATGGCGGACAAGCCGATCCGGGCCGACAAGGCCACGGCCGTTGCTGAGCTGACCGAGAGCTTCCGCAGCTCGGGCGCCACCGTGCTGACCGAGTACCGCGGTCTGACGGTTTCCCAGCTCACCCAGCTTCGGCGCTCGCTCGGCGCCGACACCAGCTACACGGTCGCGAAGAACACGCTCGCGAAGCGTGCTGCGACGGACGCGGGCATCACCGGCCTCGACGAGCTGTTCACCGGTCCTACCGCGCTGACTTTCGTTTCGGGCGACGTCGTCGAGGCGGCGAAGGGGCTTCGCGACTTCGCGAAGGCCAACCCGAAGCTCGTCATCAAGGGCGGTGTCTTCGAGGGCAAGGCCATTTCCGCGGCCGAGGTCACGAAGCTTGCCGACCTGGAGTCCCGCGAGGTGCTGCTGGCCAAGCTGGCCGGCGCGATGAAGGGCAACCTGAGCAAGGCCGCGGCCCTGTTCCAGGCCCCGCTGTCGAAGACCGCCCGCCTGGCGGCAGCTCTGCAGGACAAGCGCGAGAAGGAGGGCGCCGAGGCGGCCTGA